A single window of Acetohalobium arabaticum DSM 5501 DNA harbors:
- a CDS encoding MotE family protein, translated as MKKFFLSILAIILSIIVVVIGLQMFGIMDVKGIAINQMKKIPVAKQMIAGQEIQTELEAELEQEEEKVAELTQENQELKNRLEGRNSELKDKQSTIETLEEELANLETQQQERKNRIKKLVDMYQAMDAANVAQVIPELKDSLAIRILQELEAEHAGDILSQLPPEEAARYSDILSGES; from the coding sequence ATGAAGAAGTTCTTTTTAAGTATATTAGCTATAATTTTATCAATCATAGTCGTAGTTATTGGATTACAGATGTTTGGAATTATGGATGTTAAAGGGATAGCTATTAATCAGATGAAGAAGATTCCAGTAGCTAAACAGATGATAGCTGGTCAAGAAATTCAGACAGAGCTGGAGGCTGAACTGGAGCAGGAAGAAGAGAAGGTAGCGGAATTAACTCAGGAGAATCAGGAGCTTAAAAATAGATTAGAGGGTAGAAATTCAGAACTGAAGGATAAGCAGAGTACCATTGAAACTTTAGAAGAGGAATTGGCTAATTTAGAAACCCAACAGCAGGAGAGAAAGAATCGGATTAAGAAGTTAGTCGATATGTACCAGGCCATGGATGCAGCAAATGTGGCCCAGGTAATTCCTGAGCTAAAGGATAGTTTAGCAATTAGAATCTTACAGGAGTTAGAGGCAGAACATGCTGGAGATATTTTAAGCCAACTGCCGCCTGAAGAAGCAGCTAGATATTCAGATATTCTATCAGGTGAATCATAA
- a CDS encoding flagellar hook-length control protein FliK: protein MEAAQLLQLNSSSQTVNNSSFQTVENSKSGSSFLQKLNNAAVGQKQKQQSGQLLNQNGIDSVKDLKQNLSQEELKKFQRLLNEDTDLDSIKLKKLFDKDLDLNLNQTELQKLKKLLTEDGFEITEEELKDLLDSIGSIYQELMELDINKLSSLSEAEQSELKQLKADLLAAIKEFKLQLKNLKEIDAKQLELLQQQSTKEQHQIKATKQFKENLLQKLAELKKLAGKMQKQRSAAGLKSGQQNQQLQQISKMLKQLTNSDSKLSKLLQKYGIAGEQIEVETKKQQAKVKNQQSSDGKNAKDNAASNQKLKGKKESKSQDNSDKSSLKQLLESQDKETKDKKVKVRLSSDKQKLKAESFNAAKASAEDQMKVKNNVRQNIVNSKFMNVNSNLQGVDQTKVVNQVLQQLEQLKSLGKNELTLKLKPDSLGKVNLKMAVSDGVLTTKVMAENYQVKKAIEAQLHQLKNALAEKNLEVGEMVVEVGSEEDFSSFQEQESFTQQEFSGQQQNRQSQQELNPELLMELGEIEEPIEIDSAVDSSLGVDSIDYVI from the coding sequence GTGGAAGCAGCCCAATTGTTACAATTGAATAGTAGCTCTCAGACTGTAAATAATTCATCATTTCAGACAGTAGAAAATAGTAAATCTGGATCAAGTTTTTTACAGAAATTAAATAATGCGGCTGTAGGTCAGAAACAGAAGCAGCAGTCAGGACAATTACTTAATCAGAATGGAATTGATTCTGTCAAAGATTTGAAACAGAATTTGAGTCAAGAAGAGCTTAAAAAATTTCAGAGACTGCTTAATGAAGATACAGACTTGGATTCAATAAAGCTTAAAAAACTATTTGATAAGGATTTAGATTTGAATTTGAATCAGACAGAGCTTCAGAAACTGAAGAAATTACTTACTGAAGATGGATTTGAAATAACAGAGGAAGAACTCAAAGACTTATTGGATTCTATCGGTAGTATTTATCAAGAGTTGATGGAATTAGATATCAATAAGTTATCTTCCTTATCAGAAGCAGAACAGTCCGAATTAAAACAGCTGAAGGCTGATTTATTGGCAGCTATAAAAGAGTTTAAATTGCAGCTTAAGAATCTAAAAGAGATTGATGCTAAACAGTTGGAATTACTACAGCAGCAGTCCACTAAAGAGCAGCATCAGATTAAAGCTACTAAGCAGTTTAAAGAGAATCTGCTTCAGAAACTGGCTGAATTAAAGAAGTTAGCCGGGAAGATGCAGAAGCAGAGGTCAGCTGCTGGACTTAAAAGTGGCCAACAGAATCAGCAGTTACAGCAGATATCTAAGATGCTTAAGCAGCTTACTAATTCTGATAGTAAATTAAGTAAGTTACTACAGAAGTATGGTATCGCAGGTGAACAGATTGAAGTGGAGACCAAAAAGCAGCAGGCCAAAGTAAAAAATCAACAGTCCTCTGATGGGAAGAATGCTAAAGATAATGCAGCTTCTAATCAGAAGTTGAAAGGTAAAAAAGAAAGCAAGTCTCAAGATAACAGTGATAAATCATCATTAAAGCAATTATTAGAATCACAAGATAAAGAAACTAAGGATAAAAAGGTTAAGGTTAGATTAAGCAGTGATAAGCAGAAATTAAAGGCAGAAAGCTTTAATGCTGCTAAAGCCAGTGCTGAAGATCAGATGAAGGTTAAGAATAATGTTAGACAGAATATAGTTAATAGTAAATTCATGAATGTTAACAGTAATTTACAGGGAGTAGACCAGACTAAGGTTGTTAATCAGGTTCTACAGCAGTTAGAGCAGCTAAAGAGTCTAGGTAAGAATGAATTAACATTAAAGTTAAAGCCGGATTCTTTAGGAAAAGTAAACTTGAAGATGGCTGTTAGTGATGGGGTACTTACTACTAAAGTAATGGCCGAAAATTATCAGGTGAAGAAAGCAATTGAAGCCCAATTACACCAGTTGAAGAATGCATTAGCTGAAAAGAATCTTGAAGTAGGCGAGATGGTAGTCGAGGTAGGAAGCGAAGAAGACTTTAGTTCTTTCCAGGAACAGGAATCATTCACTCAACAGGAGTTCTCTGGCCAGCAGCAGAATAGGCAGAGTCAGCAGGAGTTAAATCCAGAGCTATTAATGGAGTTAGGTGAGATAGAAGAGCCGATTGAAATAGATTCTGCAGTAGATAGCAGTTTAGGGGTTGATTCTATTGATTATGTAATCTAA